In the Streptomyces sp. BHT-5-2 genome, one interval contains:
- a CDS encoding GlxA family transcriptional regulator, producing MPGRAAHRPDRPNRPDRPHRPERPHRVVAVVDENTNPFELGCAIEVFGLQRPEIGRPLYDFALCAPEPRTVMRDGFFTLTGVADLAAADSADTVIVPHRPDVEVPRRPALLDAVRRAHARGARLISFCTGAFTLAEAGVLDGRRATTHWQWADVFRARFPGVRLEPDVLFVDDGDVLTAAGSAAALDLGLHVVRRDHGAEIANAVSRRLVFAAHRDGGQRQFVERPVPRIPDASLAPLLAWAQEHLDTPLSVADLAARAAVSPATLHRRFRAELGTTPLAWLTGERIALACRLIERGETRLDVVARRSGLGTAAHLRALMHRETGLTPSAYRRRFGPDVGDGEPFHVKHGVSRETPPAVRPAASPIGP from the coding sequence ATGCCGGGCCGCGCAGCGCACCGCCCCGATCGCCCGAACCGCCCTGATCGCCCGCACCGCCCCGAGCGCCCGCACCGCGTAGTCGCCGTCGTCGACGAGAACACCAACCCCTTCGAACTCGGCTGTGCGATCGAGGTGTTCGGCCTCCAGCGCCCCGAAATAGGGCGCCCGCTCTACGACTTCGCCCTCTGTGCACCGGAGCCTCGGACCGTGATGCGCGACGGCTTCTTCACTCTCACCGGCGTCGCCGACCTGGCGGCGGCCGACAGCGCTGACACCGTGATCGTCCCCCACCGGCCCGATGTCGAGGTGCCCCGCCGGCCCGCCCTGCTCGACGCCGTCCGTCGCGCCCATGCCCGCGGCGCTCGGCTGATCAGTTTCTGCACGGGCGCCTTCACCCTCGCCGAGGCGGGCGTCCTCGACGGCCGCCGGGCCACCACCCACTGGCAGTGGGCCGATGTCTTCCGGGCCCGCTTCCCCGGCGTCCGCCTGGAACCCGACGTGCTGTTCGTGGACGACGGCGACGTCCTCACCGCGGCGGGCAGCGCGGCCGCGCTCGATCTGGGGCTGCATGTGGTCCGCCGCGACCACGGCGCGGAGATCGCCAACGCGGTCAGCCGCCGGCTGGTCTTCGCCGCCCATCGGGACGGCGGCCAGCGGCAGTTCGTGGAACGCCCGGTGCCCCGCATCCCCGACGCCTCGCTCGCCCCGCTCCTGGCCTGGGCCCAGGAACACCTGGACACCCCGCTCTCGGTGGCCGACCTGGCCGCCCGCGCCGCGGTCAGCCCCGCCACCCTCCACCGCCGCTTCCGTGCCGAACTCGGCACCACCCCGCTGGCCTGGCTCACCGGCGAACGGATCGCCCTGGCCTGCCGGTTGATCGAGCGCGGCGAGACCCGCCTCGATGTGGTCGCCCGCCGCAGCGGCCTGGGCACGGCGGCCCATCTGCGCGCCCTGATGCACCGCGAGACCGGTCTGACCCCGTCCGCCTACCGCCGCCGCTTCGGCCCGGACGTCGGCGACGGCGAGCCGTTTCACGTGAAACACGGTGTTTCACGTGAAACACCGCCCGCCGTCCGCCCGGCCGCCTCACCCATCGGCCCCTAA
- a CDS encoding DUF5708 family protein: protein MKGIAVGILLAIVGVILWLTTKEVETPIVSLHKIGLILAIVGGAEALLAVLSLGKKSTK from the coding sequence ATGAAGGGCATTGCCGTCGGCATTCTGCTGGCGATCGTCGGCGTCATCCTGTGGCTCACCACCAAGGAAGTGGAGACGCCGATCGTCTCCCTGCACAAGATCGGGCTGATCCTGGCGATCGTCGGGGGCGCGGAGGCGCTGCTCGCCGTACTGAGCCTGGGGAAGAAGTCCACGAAATAG
- a CDS encoding BlaI/MecI/CopY family transcriptional regulator, with the protein MGGTPFGKALGGNGRDRARRGQGQLEAQVLAALHHAPGPATAAWVQERLGGDLAYTTVMTILSRLHAKGAVTRERAGRAYAWTPAADEAGLAALRMRRVLDGEPDRDAVLTSFVSALSAHDEEVLRSLLARAEDDGGAPDDGPGADRTGASDEARGG; encoded by the coding sequence ATGGGCGGAACACCCTTCGGCAAGGCCCTCGGCGGCAACGGGCGGGACCGGGCCCGGCGCGGACAGGGCCAGCTGGAGGCGCAGGTGCTGGCCGCGCTGCACCACGCGCCCGGCCCGGCCACCGCGGCCTGGGTGCAGGAGCGGCTCGGCGGCGACCTCGCCTACACCACCGTGATGACGATCCTGTCCCGTCTGCACGCCAAGGGGGCGGTCACCCGCGAGCGCGCCGGCCGGGCCTACGCCTGGACGCCGGCGGCCGACGAGGCCGGGCTCGCCGCGCTGCGGATGCGCCGCGTCCTGGACGGCGAACCGGACCGGGACGCCGTGCTGACCAGCTTCGTCTCGGCCCTCTCGGCCCATGACGAGGAGGTGCTGCGCAGCCTCCTGGCCCGCGCCGAGGACGACGGTGGAGCCCCCGACGACGGCCCCGGGGCGGACCGCACGGGCGCCTCGGACGAAGCACGCGGAGGGTGA
- a CDS encoding TerD family protein — protein sequence MGVSLAKGGNVSLTKEAPGLTAVSVGLGWDVRTTTGADYDLDASALLCTDAGRVASDRHFVFYNNLTSPDGSVQHTGDNLTGEGEGDDETINVALNGVPAEITKIVFPVSIHEAHTRGQNFGQVRNAYIRVVNQEGGAELARYDLTEDASTETAMVFGELYRHNGEWKFRAVGQGYASGLAGIAADFGVNV from the coding sequence ATGGGAGTCTCGCTGGCCAAGGGCGGCAACGTCTCGCTGACGAAGGAGGCACCCGGCCTGACCGCGGTATCGGTCGGCCTCGGCTGGGACGTGCGGACGACCACCGGCGCCGACTACGACCTCGACGCCAGCGCACTGCTGTGCACCGACGCCGGCAGGGTCGCCTCGGACCGGCACTTCGTCTTCTACAACAACCTCACCAGCCCCGACGGTTCGGTGCAGCACACCGGCGACAACCTGACCGGCGAGGGCGAGGGCGACGACGAGACCATCAACGTCGCGCTGAACGGCGTCCCGGCGGAGATCACGAAGATCGTCTTCCCGGTCTCCATCCACGAGGCGCACACCCGCGGCCAGAACTTCGGCCAGGTGCGCAACGCCTACATCCGCGTCGTCAACCAGGAGGGCGGCGCCGAACTGGCCCGCTACGACCTGACCGAGGACGCCTCGACCGAGACCGCGATGGTCTTCGGCGAGCTCTACCGCCACAACGGCGAGTGGAAGTTCCGCGCCGTGGGCCAGGGTTACGCCTCGGGGCTGGCGGGCATCGCGGCGGACTTCGGCGTCAACGTCTGA
- a CDS encoding DUF5994 family protein — protein MTTAPEDRSPHPRPARHPAPPPVARLAIAPHGEVTRRLDGVWWPHSTDLVTELPELLAALPFDWPRITHATVNGSGWPALPGHILVAGHVVRLRRTTNRPGPDTLCMVSAGLGRWDLLILPPATPEATAVRTMAEMARTGTPAPA, from the coding sequence ATGACCACCGCCCCCGAGGACCGCTCCCCGCACCCCCGCCCCGCACGGCACCCCGCACCACCACCCGTCGCCCGCCTGGCCATCGCCCCGCACGGCGAGGTGACCCGGCGGCTCGACGGGGTGTGGTGGCCGCACTCCACCGACCTCGTCACCGAACTCCCCGAACTCCTCGCCGCGTTGCCCTTCGACTGGCCGCGGATCACCCATGCCACGGTGAACGGCTCCGGCTGGCCCGCGCTGCCCGGCCACATCCTCGTCGCCGGCCATGTCGTCCGGCTGCGCCGCACCACCAACCGCCCCGGCCCGGACACCCTCTGCATGGTCTCCGCCGGCCTCGGCCGCTGGGACCTGCTGATCCTCCCGCCCGCGACCCCCGAAGCCACCGCGGTCCGGACGATGGCGGAGATGGCCCGGACCGGAACACCGGCACCGGCCTGA
- a CDS encoding tellurite resistance TerB family protein: MALWDRIKDSAQTMQNQLVARKNDLKSGAFRDASMAMCALVAAADGVVDPSERRRVAQLIATNEVLQNFPAEDLRLRFEGCLDKLAADFDFGKVALMQEIGKVKKKPVEARAVLQIGIVIGGADGDFDPTERAVVREVCFALGISPAEFDL, from the coding sequence ATGGCGCTGTGGGACCGGATCAAGGACTCCGCGCAGACGATGCAGAACCAGCTCGTCGCCAGGAAGAACGACCTCAAGAGCGGCGCCTTCCGCGACGCGAGCATGGCGATGTGCGCCCTGGTGGCCGCCGCGGACGGCGTCGTCGACCCGTCGGAGCGGCGGCGGGTGGCGCAGCTGATCGCCACCAACGAGGTGCTCCAGAACTTCCCGGCGGAGGACCTCCGGCTCCGCTTCGAGGGCTGCCTGGACAAGCTCGCCGCCGACTTCGACTTCGGCAAGGTGGCGCTGATGCAGGAGATCGGGAAGGTGAAGAAGAAGCCGGTGGAGGCACGGGCGGTGCTGCAGATCGGCATCGTCATCGGCGGCGCGGACGGCGACTTCGACCCGACCGAGCGCGCCGTGGTGCGCGAGGTGTGCTTCGCGCTGGGGATCTCCCCGGCCGAGTTCGACCTCTGA
- a CDS encoding M56 family metallopeptidase gives MGVFVFLPLVLPLSALPIARLAEQHLHPRVTTRLLTLLAVVLGLCSTLCLGLLVVVGTAQLPGNPLPDGWSDPEVRAAVPYAEVAGVAAIFALSAALAVCGVALRRDHRIRERAHRALAVLPAGADPAVLPDDEPYAYAVPGIGARPGRPARPGRIAVSRGMLRSLDDDERRALFAHERAHLQGGHHRYLLAVRLAGCVNPLLLPLRSAVAFSAERWADEEAAGAVGDRRLTARAVGKAALISRPAPYPVVVQFASPEPGPVPRRVAALLGPVPSARSWPPALTPAGLATLVAAAGTAASALSSLNAAVALFLVLKAATPW, from the coding sequence GTGGGCGTCTTCGTCTTCCTGCCGCTCGTCCTGCCGCTGAGCGCCCTGCCGATCGCCCGGCTCGCGGAGCAGCACCTGCACCCCCGGGTCACCACCCGGCTGCTGACCCTGCTGGCCGTGGTCCTCGGCCTGTGCAGCACGCTCTGCCTGGGGCTGCTGGTGGTCGTCGGGACCGCCCAACTGCCCGGCAATCCGCTGCCGGACGGCTGGTCGGACCCGGAGGTGCGGGCCGCGGTGCCGTACGCCGAGGTGGCCGGGGTCGCGGCGATCTTCGCGCTGTCCGCCGCGCTCGCGGTGTGCGGTGTCGCGCTGCGCCGGGACCACCGGATCCGGGAGCGGGCGCACCGCGCGCTGGCGGTGCTGCCGGCCGGCGCCGACCCGGCGGTGCTGCCGGACGACGAGCCGTACGCCTACGCCGTGCCGGGCATCGGTGCGCGGCCGGGGCGGCCGGCCCGGCCCGGCCGGATCGCGGTGTCCCGGGGCATGCTGCGCAGCCTGGACGACGACGAGCGGCGCGCCCTGTTCGCCCATGAACGGGCGCATCTGCAGGGCGGTCACCACCGCTATCTGCTGGCCGTGCGGCTGGCCGGGTGCGTCAACCCGCTGCTGCTGCCGCTGCGTTCCGCGGTCGCCTTCAGCGCCGAGCGGTGGGCGGACGAGGAGGCGGCGGGGGCGGTCGGCGACCGGCGGCTGACCGCCCGCGCGGTGGGGAAGGCCGCGCTGATCTCGCGGCCGGCGCCGTACCCGGTGGTGGTGCAGTTCGCCTCGCCCGAACCGGGGCCGGTGCCGCGGCGGGTGGCGGCGCTGCTCGGGCCGGTGCCGTCGGCGCGCAGCTGGCCGCCGGCACTGACCCCGGCGGGACTGGCCACGCTGGTCGCGGCGGCGGGCACCGCGGCCTCCGCGCTTTCCTCGCTGAACGCGGCGGTAGCTCTGTTCCTCGTTCTGAAGGCGGCAACGCCATGGTGA
- a CDS encoding CoA ester lyase, with protein MGTTGGEQGSVRARRSVLYMPGANERALQKAASLPADGLILDLEDAVAPDAKEAARERVAAAVAGGAYGRREVTIRVNGPGTQWFADDLRAAAQAGPDAVVVPKVESAETVREVERRLEAAGAPDRTAIWAMVETPRAMLDARAVAGASERLTVLVMGTNDLAKELHAAHVPGRAPLLTGLSLALLAAREAGKAILDGVFNDVKDLAGFEAECVQGQQFGFDGKTLIHPSQIEPCNRAFAPAEAEVARARKIIDAFEEAGREGRGVVTVDGRMIENLHVEEARRVLALAAAVADVRE; from the coding sequence ATGGGTACGACGGGCGGAGAACAGGGAAGCGTGCGGGCGCGACGGTCGGTGCTGTACATGCCGGGCGCCAACGAGCGGGCGCTGCAGAAGGCGGCGTCGCTGCCGGCGGACGGGCTGATCCTGGATCTGGAGGACGCGGTCGCCCCGGACGCCAAGGAGGCGGCGCGGGAGCGGGTCGCGGCGGCGGTGGCCGGCGGCGCGTACGGCCGCCGGGAGGTCACGATCCGCGTCAACGGGCCGGGGACCCAGTGGTTCGCGGACGATCTGCGGGCGGCGGCGCAGGCCGGTCCGGACGCGGTGGTGGTGCCGAAGGTGGAGTCCGCGGAGACCGTGCGGGAGGTCGAGCGGCGGCTGGAGGCGGCCGGCGCCCCGGACCGCACGGCGATCTGGGCGATGGTGGAGACGCCGCGGGCGATGCTGGACGCCCGTGCGGTGGCCGGCGCGAGCGAGCGGCTGACGGTGCTGGTGATGGGCACCAACGACCTGGCGAAGGAACTGCACGCCGCGCATGTGCCGGGCCGGGCGCCGCTGCTGACCGGGCTGTCGCTGGCGCTGCTGGCGGCCCGGGAGGCGGGGAAGGCGATCCTGGACGGGGTGTTCAACGACGTCAAGGACCTGGCCGGGTTCGAGGCGGAGTGCGTCCAGGGGCAGCAGTTCGGGTTCGACGGCAAGACGCTGATCCATCCGTCGCAGATCGAGCCGTGCAACCGGGCGTTCGCGCCGGCCGAGGCGGAGGTGGCACGGGCGCGGAAGATCATCGACGCGTTCGAGGAGGCGGGCCGGGAGGGCCGTGGAGTGGTCACGGTGGACGGCCGGATGATCGAGAACCTGCATGTGGAGGAGGCGCGGCGGGTGCTGGCACTGGCGGCGGCGGTGGCGGACGTGAGGGAGTAG
- a CDS encoding CapA family protein, with protein sequence MTAEPVTLALCGDVMLGRGVDQILPFPGDPELREPYVQDARIYVGLAEAVNGSVHRPVAFRYPWGDALAALDAAAPAARVLNLETSVTRHGTFAPGREIHYRMHPANLPCLAAARPDVCVLSNNHVLDFGRDGLAETLRSLAAAGLRTAGAGNDAEAARRPAVVHLPGGHRLLVVALGMPSSGIPRTWAATARHSGVHWADGPSPATAAAVGAQLRARKRIGDLAVVSVHWGSNWGYTVPRAQTACARALIDAGADLVHGHSSHHPRPVELYAGKLILHGCGDFIDDYEGITGYERYRDDLRPLYLPALEPGTGRLRELRIVPFQSHRMRLRHASAEDARWLGALLDRLADGFAPGILTTDPVPELILRPA encoded by the coding sequence ATGACCGCTGAACCCGTCACCCTCGCACTCTGCGGCGATGTGATGCTCGGCCGCGGAGTCGACCAGATCCTGCCTTTTCCCGGCGACCCCGAGCTGCGCGAGCCGTATGTCCAGGACGCCCGGATCTACGTCGGACTGGCCGAGGCGGTCAACGGCTCGGTCCACCGCCCGGTCGCCTTCCGCTACCCCTGGGGCGACGCCCTGGCCGCCCTCGACGCCGCCGCGCCCGCGGCCCGGGTGCTCAACCTGGAGACCTCCGTCACCCGGCACGGCACCTTCGCCCCGGGCCGGGAGATCCACTACCGGATGCACCCGGCGAACCTTCCCTGCCTGGCCGCCGCCCGCCCGGACGTCTGCGTCCTCTCCAACAACCACGTCCTGGACTTCGGCCGCGACGGGCTGGCCGAGACCCTGCGGAGCCTGGCCGCCGCGGGCCTGCGCACGGCGGGTGCGGGCAATGACGCCGAGGCAGCCCGCCGCCCCGCGGTCGTCCATCTGCCCGGCGGTCACCGCCTGCTCGTCGTCGCCCTCGGCATGCCGTCCAGCGGCATCCCCCGCACCTGGGCCGCGACCGCCCGGCACAGCGGCGTCCACTGGGCCGACGGCCCCTCGCCGGCCACCGCCGCCGCGGTGGGCGCCCAGCTGCGCGCCCGCAAGCGGATCGGCGATCTGGCCGTGGTCTCGGTGCACTGGGGTTCCAACTGGGGCTATACCGTCCCCCGCGCCCAGACCGCCTGCGCGCGCGCCCTGATCGACGCCGGCGCGGACCTCGTCCACGGCCACTCCTCGCACCACCCGCGCCCCGTGGAGCTGTACGCGGGGAAACTCATCCTCCACGGCTGCGGCGACTTCATCGACGACTACGAGGGCATCACCGGCTACGAGCGCTACCGCGACGATCTGCGCCCGCTCTACCTCCCGGCCCTGGAACCCGGCACCGGCCGCCTGCGGGAACTGCGGATCGTCCCCTTCCAGAGCCACCGGATGCGGCTGCGCCACGCCTCGGCCGAGGACGCCCGCTGGCTCGGCGCCCTGCTGGACCGCCTCGCCGACGGATTCGCCCCCGGCATCCTGACCACCGACCCGGTCCCCGAGCTGATCCTCCGCCCAGCCTGA
- a CDS encoding DUF6344 domain-containing protein — protein MAANKVMQFWAACLAVLGKLLASLGVSAAASAARREAAVYEQTLGSTAPGTDGPDAASCAEPEHDPGPLPPAARTAQPFVPAARTAPRYGQEGSVRREVPLPMLPPTIKQRIRAEAHGASPTARVNRGNRGQSLFTVATGAEAYFGTAPVQPTIPAARRREHATARAA, from the coding sequence ATGGCTGCGAACAAGGTCATGCAGTTCTGGGCGGCTTGCCTGGCCGTGCTGGGCAAGTTGCTGGCGTCACTGGGTGTCTCCGCCGCCGCCTCCGCGGCCCGCCGGGAGGCCGCGGTCTACGAGCAGACCCTGGGCAGCACCGCTCCGGGGACGGACGGCCCCGACGCGGCGAGCTGCGCCGAACCCGAACATGATCCGGGCCCGCTGCCACCCGCCGCGAGGACGGCCCAGCCCTTCGTACCCGCCGCGCGCACCGCTCCCCGGTACGGCCAGGAAGGCTCCGTCCGTCGCGAGGTCCCGCTGCCGATGCTGCCGCCGACGATCAAGCAGCGGATCCGGGCCGAGGCACACGGCGCCTCCCCCACCGCCCGCGTCAACCGCGGCAACCGTGGCCAGTCGCTCTTCACCGTCGCCACCGGCGCCGAGGCGTACTTCGGCACCGCCCCGGTCCAGCCGACCATTCCGGCGGCCCGCCGCCGCGAGCACGCCACCGCCCGTGCCGCCTGA
- a CDS encoding cupin domain-containing protein, translating to MSTHAHQPLELAAALASFDALWSPRIVTRVNDYDVRVAKVAGDHLWHAHDDTDEFFLVLEGELLISLREETGERTVRLPKGAVFTVPRGTEHKPSAPSGASLLVFEPTGTSTVGDRHEEVPDHVDATTGHALG from the coding sequence ATGAGCACACACGCACACCAGCCCCTGGAACTCGCCGCGGCACTGGCCTCCTTCGACGCCCTGTGGAGCCCCCGGATCGTCACCCGGGTCAACGACTACGACGTCCGGGTCGCCAAGGTCGCCGGCGACCACCTCTGGCACGCCCATGACGACACCGACGAGTTCTTCCTGGTGCTGGAGGGGGAGTTGCTGATCTCGTTGCGCGAGGAGACGGGGGAGCGCACCGTCCGGCTGCCCAAGGGCGCCGTGTTCACCGTCCCCCGGGGCACCGAACACAAGCCGTCCGCCCCGTCCGGCGCCTCGCTGCTGGTCTTCGAACCCACCGGGACGTCAACGGTCGGCGACCGGCACGAGGAGGTCCCCGACCACGTGGACGCCACCACGGGGCACGCGCTGGGGTGA
- a CDS encoding CoA ester lyase, producing the protein MRSPKDFFRPLAVGAPEPVREVPFRPSRMIHFFDPGNPRMAAKVPDIAPDVDVLLGNLEDAVAADRKEAARNGLVEIARATDFGETQLWTRINSLDSPWALDDLLTLVTEIGDQLDVIMVPKVEGAEDIHYVDRLVAQLEAKAGVRRPILLHAILETPRGVANVEEIAGASPRMQGMSLGPADLAASRRMKTTRVGGGHPGYLVREDPVPGAADAPRAVFQQDLWHYTIARMVDACAAHGILPYYGPFGDIKDTVACEDQFRNAFLLGCVGAWSLHPVQIGIAKKVFSPAPAEVAWARRVIAEMGDGTGAVMIDGKMQDDATFKQCQVVVELAEALVARDPELRAAYAAASGEGAE; encoded by the coding sequence GTGCGCTCTCCGAAGGACTTTTTCCGTCCGCTGGCCGTCGGGGCTCCGGAACCGGTGCGGGAGGTGCCGTTCCGACCGTCGCGGATGATCCACTTCTTTGATCCGGGAAACCCGCGGATGGCGGCCAAGGTGCCGGACATCGCGCCGGACGTCGATGTGCTGCTGGGGAATCTGGAGGACGCGGTCGCCGCGGACCGCAAGGAAGCGGCACGCAACGGGCTGGTCGAGATCGCCCGCGCGACCGACTTCGGCGAGACGCAGCTGTGGACCCGGATCAACAGCCTGGACTCGCCGTGGGCACTGGACGACCTGCTGACGCTGGTCACCGAGATCGGCGACCAGCTCGACGTGATCATGGTGCCGAAGGTCGAGGGCGCCGAGGACATCCACTATGTCGACCGGCTGGTGGCGCAGTTGGAGGCGAAGGCCGGGGTGCGGCGGCCGATCCTGCTGCACGCGATCCTGGAGACGCCGCGCGGGGTCGCCAACGTCGAGGAGATCGCCGGGGCCAGCCCGCGGATGCAGGGAATGTCGCTGGGGCCTGCGGACCTGGCGGCGAGCCGGCGGATGAAGACGACGCGGGTGGGCGGCGGACACCCCGGCTACCTCGTCCGGGAGGACCCCGTGCCGGGTGCGGCGGACGCGCCGCGGGCGGTGTTCCAGCAGGACCTGTGGCACTACACGATCGCGCGGATGGTGGACGCCTGCGCCGCGCACGGGATCCTGCCGTACTACGGGCCGTTCGGCGACATCAAGGACACCGTGGCGTGCGAGGACCAGTTCCGCAACGCGTTCCTGCTGGGCTGCGTGGGGGCGTGGAGCCTACACCCGGTGCAGATCGGGATCGCGAAGAAGGTGTTCTCGCCGGCGCCGGCGGAGGTCGCCTGGGCGCGCCGGGTCATCGCGGAGATGGGCGACGGCACCGGTGCGGTGATGATCGACGGGAAGATGCAGGACGACGCCACGTTCAAGCAGTGCCAGGTGGTGGTGGAGCTGGCCGAGGCGCTGGTGGCACGGGATCCCGAGCTGCGGGCGGCGTATGCGGCGGCGAGCGGCGAGGGAGCGGAGTAG
- a CDS encoding transglycosylase family protein gives MPSSIAGRTAGPIPSALLGMLSLVMAAAGPAAADPSPPSGTDWDQIAACESSGDWHINTGNGYHGGLQISLATWRAYGGERYAPRADLASRDEQIAIGERIVQDRGLSPWPNCGRTAGSSGDRALRARPTSPSLTAQAGTYVVRLGDRLAAIARRSGIPGGADALYTLNKDRLRDGPDHIFPGQILRVED, from the coding sequence ATGCCGTCGTCGATCGCCGGACGCACCGCCGGACCGATTCCGTCCGCGCTGCTGGGAATGCTCTCCCTCGTGATGGCGGCCGCCGGCCCTGCGGCCGCCGACCCCTCGCCGCCGTCGGGCACCGACTGGGACCAGATCGCCGCCTGCGAGAGCAGCGGCGACTGGCACATCAACACCGGCAACGGCTACCACGGCGGACTGCAGATCTCGTTGGCCACCTGGCGTGCGTACGGCGGCGAGCGCTATGCGCCGCGCGCCGACCTCGCCTCCCGTGACGAGCAGATCGCCATCGGCGAGCGGATCGTCCAGGACCGCGGACTGTCGCCCTGGCCCAACTGCGGCCGCACGGCCGGCTCGTCCGGTGACCGTGCCCTCCGCGCCCGCCCCACCTCGCCCTCGCTCACGGCCCAGGCCGGCACCTATGTGGTCCGCCTCGGCGACCGTCTCGCCGCCATCGCCCGGCGCAGTGGCATCCCCGGTGGTGCGGACGCCCTTTACACGCTCAACAAGGACCGCCTTCGTGACGGACCCGACCATATTTTTCCCGGTCAGATTCTGCGCGTGGAGGACTGA
- a CDS encoding alpha/beta hydrolase, producing MTSYRGRKAQRALLLGLSGVMAAATLTAVAPGARAADRGRKDAAAGTPRLAWRSCERPGGPVGQECAELPVPLDYRDPAGPWITLAVSRVRSDRPAARRGTLLVIPGGPGGSGIGRLAQKGAALQREMAGAYDLVGFDPRGVGGSTKAGCGLDAGDRELVTLRSWPAADGGIEENVARSRRIAEACARNGGALVRSMSTANEVRDIERLRQALGERKLSAWGASYGTYVAAVYAQKYPERTDRWVLDSTDDPNPQRLERGWLANMAQGADDRFPDFAAWAADPARTADGLRLARRADEVRPLVLALAAELDRRPKPSNVPGTPLTGNRLRQAVQSALYGDETAFARLAGLIRAAQDPAATPRLPDDLAGPLPDPDAAVTVATICNDVAWPRDVASYRRAVAADRVRHPLTAGMTANVTPCAFWKDRPADEPVRITDRGPADILMIQNLRDPATPYFGARNMRTALGRRARMVTLDHGGHGVYLANGNACGDRAVTGYLRDGRWPRGDVFCPKEK from the coding sequence ATGACGAGTTACAGGGGGCGAAAGGCCCAGAGGGCGTTGCTGCTGGGGCTGTCGGGAGTGATGGCCGCGGCGACGCTGACTGCCGTGGCGCCGGGCGCCCGGGCGGCGGACCGGGGCCGGAAGGACGCCGCGGCGGGAACACCGCGGCTGGCGTGGCGATCCTGCGAGCGCCCCGGTGGGCCGGTGGGGCAGGAGTGCGCCGAGCTGCCGGTGCCGCTGGACTACCGTGATCCGGCGGGACCGTGGATCACGTTGGCGGTGAGCCGGGTGCGCAGCGACCGGCCGGCGGCCCGCCGGGGCACGCTGCTGGTGATCCCGGGCGGTCCGGGCGGCTCCGGGATCGGCCGGTTGGCACAGAAGGGCGCGGCGCTGCAACGGGAGATGGCCGGCGCCTACGACCTGGTCGGCTTTGACCCGCGCGGTGTGGGCGGCAGCACCAAGGCCGGCTGCGGACTGGACGCCGGGGACCGGGAACTGGTGACGCTGCGGTCCTGGCCGGCGGCGGACGGCGGCATCGAGGAGAACGTCGCACGGTCCCGCCGGATCGCCGAGGCGTGCGCCCGCAACGGGGGCGCACTGGTGCGCAGCATGAGCACGGCGAACGAGGTGCGGGACATCGAGCGGCTGCGGCAGGCGCTGGGCGAACGGAAACTGTCCGCCTGGGGCGCGTCGTACGGGACGTACGTGGCGGCGGTGTACGCGCAGAAGTATCCCGAGCGGACCGACCGGTGGGTGCTGGACAGCACCGACGACCCGAACCCGCAGCGGCTGGAGCGGGGTTGGCTGGCCAACATGGCACAGGGGGCGGACGACCGGTTCCCCGACTTCGCGGCCTGGGCGGCGGACCCGGCGCGGACGGCGGACGGCCTGCGGCTGGCCCGCCGGGCCGACGAAGTACGTCCGTTGGTGCTGGCGCTCGCCGCGGAGCTGGACCGCAGGCCCAAGCCGTCGAACGTACCGGGGACCCCGCTGACCGGGAACCGGCTGCGGCAGGCGGTGCAGTCCGCGCTCTACGGCGACGAGACCGCCTTCGCCCGGCTGGCCGGACTGATCAGGGCGGCCCAGGACCCCGCCGCGACCCCGCGGCTCCCGGACGACCTGGCCGGGCCGCTGCCCGACCCGGACGCGGCCGTGACCGTGGCGACGATCTGCAACGACGTGGCGTGGCCGCGGGACGTGGCGAGCTACCGGCGGGCGGTCGCCGCCGACCGGGTGCGGCACCCGCTCACCGCCGGGATGACGGCGAACGTCACGCCCTGCGCGTTCTGGAAGGACCGGCCGGCCGACGAGCCGGTCCGGATCACCGACCGCGGGCCGGCCGACATCCTGATGATCCAGAACCTCCGGGACCCGGCGACGCCCTACTTCGGGGCGCGGAACATGCGGACCGCGCTCGGCCGGCGGGCCCGCATGGTGACCCTCGACCACGGCGGGCACGGGGTGTACCTGGCGAACGGGAACGCCTGCGGTGACCGGGCGGTGACCGGGTACCTGCGGGACGGCCGGTGGCCGCGGGGGGACGTGTTCTGCCCGAAGGAGAAGTAG